In the bacterium genome, one interval contains:
- the corA gene encoding Cobalt/magnesium transport protein CorA, with amino-acid sequence MLTLLYRDPDAGICTESLTAAGAPARLAALPDEGFYWLDLEAPTPEEAALLADHFHFHRLEVEDALEDVHHPKLDEGPEHLFLILHAAPPLEDPEADEGTELDFFISARWLVTHHSTPLAAVDKTRAACGHHPLYFERSPGYLAYQLIDRLMEGYDPLLDQLEESITALEDEVFSDPTPATMQQLFALKRGLLEIRRIVVYQRDVLARLSRVAHSAIGPEMAIYYRDIWDQLTRVLDQAEQMRDELTGIMDAYLSQTSNRLNEIMKFLTAISTLFIPLNFLTGFFGMNFEFMPFLHSQGAFWGLVVLMVTLAWLSRWYFARRGWI; translated from the coding sequence ATGCTGACGCTGCTGTATCGCGACCCCGATGCGGGTATCTGTACCGAGTCCCTGACCGCCGCCGGGGCTCCGGCCCGCCTCGCGGCCCTGCCCGACGAGGGCTTCTACTGGCTCGATCTGGAAGCCCCCACCCCGGAGGAAGCCGCGCTCCTCGCTGACCACTTTCACTTTCATCGACTGGAAGTGGAAGACGCCCTGGAGGATGTCCATCACCCCAAGCTCGATGAGGGGCCGGAGCATCTTTTTCTCATTCTGCATGCCGCGCCGCCCCTGGAAGATCCCGAAGCGGATGAGGGGACCGAACTCGACTTCTTCATCAGTGCGCGCTGGCTGGTGACCCACCACTCCACTCCCCTCGCTGCTGTCGACAAAACCCGGGCAGCCTGCGGGCATCATCCCCTCTACTTCGAACGCTCCCCCGGCTACCTGGCGTACCAGCTCATCGACCGGCTCATGGAGGGCTACGACCCCCTGCTGGATCAGCTGGAGGAGTCCATCACGGCGCTGGAAGATGAAGTCTTCAGCGACCCTACGCCTGCCACCATGCAGCAGCTCTTTGCGCTGAAGCGGGGACTGCTGGAAATCCGTCGGATCGTGGTCTATCAGCGGGATGTCCTGGCGCGCCTCTCCCGGGTCGCGCACAGTGCCATCGGTCCGGAAATGGCGATCTACTATCGCGACATCTGGGACCAGCTCACCCGGGTGCTGGACCAGGCCGAGCAGATGCGGGATGAGCTGACCGGCATCATGGATGCTTACCTGAGCCAGACCTCGAACCGGCTCAACGAGATCATGAAGTTCCTGACCGCGATTTCGACACTCTTCATTCCGCTGAACTTCCTCACCGGGTTCTTCGGGATGAACTTCGAGTTCATGCCCTTTTTGCACAGCCAGGGGGCGTTCTGGGGACTGGTGGTCCTGATGGTGACGTTAGCATGGCTCAGCCGTTGGTACTTTGCGCGTCGCGGCTGGATTTAG
- the nhaA gene encoding Na(+)/H(+) antiporter NhaA: MGSSSATTGEVPLHLSRPSNPFQEFFATESASGMLLLLCTIVALIWANSPFAQSYHDLWHTHLDIHFMKLHLAHDLHYWINDGLMVLFFLFVGLEIKREVQVGELASPRQAALPIAAAIGGMLLPAGLYLLVNQGGEYQRGWGVPMATDIAFALGILALLGPRVPLGLKVFLTALAIVDDLGAVAVIAIFYTTDLNWGALGMVGLLTAGLGILNALQVQRIPPYMVLGFFLWLAMLQSGIHATVAGVILAMTIPTRTRIDPEEFLERVRHAIDDFSKEAERELLIIKSPAMQEAIHHLEVACAQVAPPLQRLEHALKPIVAFGIMPVFALSNAGVTLSGDLGAILQLPLSQGIMLGLVLGKPIGIFTMSWVAIRAGWATLPRGVTYKQIAGAGALGGVGFTMALFVGGLAFGKGETLDAAKLSILMASVISAIVGAWLIHACTSTPKIVESVQPPAPTPVS, translated from the coding sequence ATGGGCTCATCCAGTGCCACGACCGGGGAAGTTCCCCTTCATCTGAGTCGCCCCTCCAATCCGTTCCAGGAGTTCTTCGCCACCGAGTCAGCGAGCGGCATGCTCTTGCTGCTCTGCACCATCGTGGCGCTGATCTGGGCGAACTCCCCCTTCGCGCAGTCCTACCACGACCTGTGGCACACCCATCTCGACATCCACTTCATGAAGCTCCATTTGGCCCACGATCTGCACTACTGGATCAACGATGGCCTGATGGTCCTCTTCTTCCTCTTTGTGGGGCTGGAGATCAAACGGGAAGTCCAGGTGGGGGAACTCGCCTCACCTCGTCAGGCGGCCTTACCGATTGCCGCCGCCATTGGCGGGATGCTGCTGCCAGCGGGGCTGTACCTGCTGGTAAACCAGGGGGGCGAGTACCAGCGTGGCTGGGGGGTCCCCATGGCCACCGACATCGCCTTCGCCCTCGGCATCCTGGCGCTCCTCGGTCCCCGGGTCCCCCTGGGACTCAAAGTCTTTCTCACAGCCCTGGCGATTGTCGATGACCTGGGCGCGGTGGCGGTCATCGCCATCTTCTACACCACCGACCTCAACTGGGGTGCCCTCGGCATGGTGGGACTCCTCACGGCCGGGCTCGGCATCCTCAACGCGTTGCAGGTTCAGCGGATTCCCCCGTACATGGTGCTCGGATTCTTCCTCTGGCTGGCGATGCTCCAGTCGGGCATTCATGCCACAGTCGCCGGGGTGATCCTGGCGATGACTATCCCCACCCGGACCCGCATTGACCCCGAAGAGTTCCTGGAGCGGGTGCGTCACGCCATCGATGACTTCAGCAAGGAAGCTGAGCGCGAACTGCTGATCATCAAGAGCCCCGCGATGCAGGAAGCGATCCACCATCTGGAAGTCGCCTGCGCCCAGGTCGCGCCGCCGCTGCAGCGCCTGGAGCACGCCCTCAAGCCGATCGTCGCGTTCGGCATCATGCCGGTCTTCGCGCTCTCCAACGCCGGCGTGACCCTGTCAGGCGACCTCGGGGCGATTCTCCAGCTCCCCCTCTCGCAGGGCATCATGCTGGGCCTTGTCCTCGGCAAGCCCATCGGCATCTTCACGATGTCCTGGGTCGCCATCCGCGCGGGCTGGGCCACCCTCCCCCGGGGCGTCACCTACAAGCAGATTGCCGGGGCTGGCGCCCTCGGAGGAGTCGGGTTCACCATGGCGCTCTTTGTCGGGGGCCTGGCCTTCGGGAAGGGCGAGACCCTTGATGCGGCGAAACTCAGCATCCTCATGGCCTCTGTCATCTCGGCAATCGTGGGGGCCTGGCTGATCCATGCCTGCACCAGCACCCCGAAAATCGTCGAAAGCGTGCAACCTCCGGCCCCGACGCCCGTCTCCTGA
- the rep gene encoding ATP-dependent DNA helicase Rep: MTPMLDHPRLLLTLDPDQAQAAAMVDRHLLVVAGPGAGKTRVVIGRIQHLLTHGDAAGQPVAPSEICCITFTNKACSEIVARIRDHFPAEAEEITVRTFHGLAREIVQRFHEVADLPRHFHIIDEATQDDILQFACRKHQLRRDPLVLRRLKSHLDLEKSAMRYPLTHPQAKGAALEELPRLYTYYQSFLRDHGILDFNDLLLAAIQILMGSREAVRWVQGRCRFLLLDEFQDVNQAQYELIRLLAGPSMTVLAVADGNQMIYGWRGSNSAYLHLFRREFEAEVIELTRNYRAAEDLQVLARQLIHHNTPDRPVPPLAPTLTDKHATHFQLLDEDEEVLAIRKVIQAALKSDPTLQYRDIAILYRTHDIADRLERDLALADIPVQRVRKQTEELAGGIEHLVAYLRLSQHLFDWDLYRAMEYPRRLLSPWENLWVNQAHQAAELPLLDLLSGELPSTISPLSQGKLRRFATLVRELHAHEATQAPSAFFKQLVASLGEFRSPFTEDEENALLERLQQGDGQEQETIAGMHQFLRESPTGRFLVVHNGTVTGLLAALISREAIREYLHRQMAVGTCELMHQSQWEKLAADARGAEVCVLTLGLSAEQDTLMRQRAGEASLSGPWLTLAPQPPFPGESFEVALDVWGWWAWCLAQPLTPLTGDGVYIDLETTGKEPYRCHLLEVAALRVDLATGAVRDRYQTFVQPPGTIPSKVQEITGITEAMVAEAPQAGRVLPQVLEFIGTLPLIGHNLEGFDLPILRRYAQHLAQVELTNLPVDTLRWARELLPRQSHSQEALCQRFGLAPPEGGQHHRAMVDVELLHQLVPHLTRLDAIKRGLLFSQTALVLLALASYQDETAPDALRIAIREAGKRILQRHEEDDRDLAMLIGRHFTEFQAARLVALLKLLQEEPLGDDAAYDRFARHVAALREQMLRFEEAHPTEGVREFLQFHYLLSDQDFLSSENTVKLLTVHAAKGLEFEVVIIVGLEQGSFPHHLAIRHLSRIEEERRLLYVALTRARRKVYLTSVETRHGRYRPPSMFLRELPRQVLRRFRSDKLNRRRGRAA; the protein is encoded by the coding sequence ATGACGCCCATGCTTGACCATCCCAGACTCCTCCTCACCCTCGACCCCGACCAGGCCCAGGCCGCCGCCATGGTGGACCGGCACCTGCTGGTTGTCGCGGGACCGGGAGCGGGCAAAACCCGGGTGGTCATCGGACGCATCCAGCACCTCCTGACCCACGGTGATGCCGCCGGGCAGCCGGTGGCCCCCTCGGAAATCTGCTGCATCACCTTTACCAACAAAGCCTGCTCCGAAATCGTGGCGCGCATCCGCGACCACTTCCCCGCTGAAGCGGAAGAGATTACAGTCCGGACGTTCCATGGCCTCGCCCGGGAGATCGTGCAGCGCTTCCACGAAGTTGCGGACCTCCCCCGGCATTTCCACATCATCGACGAGGCCACGCAGGACGACATCCTCCAGTTCGCCTGCCGCAAACATCAGTTACGTCGCGACCCGCTGGTGCTGCGTCGCCTGAAGTCCCATCTGGATCTTGAAAAGAGCGCCATGCGCTATCCCCTGACGCATCCCCAGGCGAAGGGGGCCGCCCTGGAGGAACTCCCCCGGCTCTATACCTACTACCAGTCGTTCTTGCGGGATCATGGGATTCTCGATTTCAACGACCTGCTGCTGGCGGCGATCCAGATTCTGATGGGCTCCCGGGAGGCGGTCCGCTGGGTGCAGGGACGCTGTCGGTTTTTGCTGCTCGATGAGTTCCAGGATGTCAATCAGGCGCAGTACGAGCTGATCCGGTTGCTGGCGGGACCCTCAATGACGGTCCTGGCAGTGGCCGATGGCAACCAGATGATCTATGGCTGGCGGGGGTCTAACTCGGCGTACCTGCATCTGTTTCGCCGGGAGTTCGAGGCGGAAGTCATCGAACTGACTCGCAACTACCGGGCGGCGGAGGACCTGCAGGTCCTGGCGCGTCAGCTCATCCACCACAACACGCCGGATCGGCCGGTGCCGCCGCTGGCACCGACCCTCACAGACAAACATGCCACGCACTTCCAGTTGCTCGATGAAGACGAGGAAGTCCTGGCGATTCGCAAGGTGATCCAGGCAGCGCTCAAGAGCGACCCGACCCTGCAGTATCGCGACATCGCCATCCTCTACCGGACCCACGACATCGCGGATCGGCTGGAGCGGGATCTCGCGTTGGCCGACATTCCGGTGCAGCGGGTCCGGAAGCAGACCGAGGAACTGGCTGGGGGCATCGAGCATCTGGTGGCCTACCTGCGGCTGTCGCAGCATCTGTTTGACTGGGACCTCTATCGCGCGATGGAGTATCCGCGTCGGCTCCTCTCCCCCTGGGAAAATCTCTGGGTGAATCAGGCGCATCAGGCTGCCGAACTGCCGCTGCTCGATCTGCTCAGCGGCGAATTGCCCTCCACCATCAGCCCGCTCTCACAGGGGAAGCTCCGCCGGTTCGCGACTCTGGTGCGGGAGCTCCACGCCCACGAAGCGACTCAGGCGCCCTCTGCCTTTTTTAAACAACTGGTCGCTTCATTGGGTGAGTTTCGCTCACCCTTCACCGAGGACGAAGAAAACGCACTGCTGGAGCGCCTGCAGCAGGGAGATGGGCAGGAGCAGGAGACCATCGCCGGGATGCATCAGTTCCTTCGGGAAAGTCCCACCGGACGCTTCCTGGTGGTCCACAACGGCACGGTTACCGGCTTGCTGGCCGCGCTGATCAGTCGGGAAGCGATCCGGGAGTATCTTCATCGGCAGATGGCTGTCGGGACCTGCGAACTGATGCATCAGTCGCAGTGGGAAAAGCTTGCCGCCGATGCCAGAGGTGCGGAAGTCTGTGTCCTGACCCTCGGACTCTCAGCGGAGCAGGACACGCTGATGCGTCAGCGAGCCGGCGAGGCGAGTCTCAGCGGTCCCTGGCTGACGCTGGCCCCGCAACCGCCGTTTCCGGGGGAGTCGTTTGAGGTCGCCCTCGATGTCTGGGGCTGGTGGGCGTGGTGCCTGGCGCAGCCGCTCACTCCCCTGACCGGCGATGGGGTCTACATCGATCTGGAAACCACCGGCAAAGAACCTTACCGCTGTCACCTGCTGGAAGTGGCAGCCCTGCGAGTCGATCTGGCGACCGGCGCAGTCCGGGATCGGTATCAGACATTCGTGCAACCACCGGGCACGATTCCCTCGAAGGTCCAGGAAATCACCGGCATTACCGAGGCCATGGTGGCCGAAGCGCCGCAGGCCGGGCGGGTGCTGCCGCAGGTCCTGGAGTTCATCGGGACCCTGCCGCTCATCGGCCATAACCTCGAGGGCTTCGACCTGCCGATCCTGCGTCGGTACGCCCAGCATCTGGCGCAGGTCGAGCTGACGAATCTCCCGGTCGACACGCTGCGCTGGGCGCGGGAGTTGTTGCCGCGACAGAGCCATTCCCAGGAAGCCCTCTGCCAGCGTTTCGGACTCGCCCCGCCGGAGGGAGGGCAGCACCATCGCGCGATGGTCGATGTGGAGTTGCTGCATCAGTTGGTGCCGCATCTGACCCGACTGGATGCCATCAAGCGGGGTCTTCTCTTCAGCCAGACCGCCCTCGTCCTGCTGGCCCTGGCGAGCTACCAGGATGAAACCGCGCCGGATGCCCTTCGCATCGCGATCCGGGAAGCTGGCAAGCGGATTCTGCAGCGTCATGAAGAAGACGACCGGGATCTGGCGATGCTCATCGGACGTCACTTCACGGAATTCCAGGCGGCGCGACTCGTGGCGCTTCTCAAGCTCCTCCAGGAAGAGCCCCTGGGGGATGATGCGGCGTATGACCGCTTTGCGCGGCATGTCGCGGCGTTGCGGGAGCAGATGCTCCGCTTCGAGGAAGCGCATCCGACCGAAGGGGTCCGGGAGTTCCTGCAGTTTCACTATCTCCTGAGTGATCAGGACTTTCTCTCCAGCGAAAACACGGTCAAGCTCCTGACTGTTCATGCGGCGAAGGGCCTGGAGTTCGAGGTAGTGATCATTGTGGGCCTGGAGCAGGGGAGCTTCCCGCATCACCTTGCGATTCGGCATCTGTCCCGCATCGAGGAAGAACGTCGCCTGCTCTATGTCGCCCTCACCCGGGCGCGACGCAAGGTCTATCTCACCAGCGTCGAGACGCGACACGGACGGTATCGTCCGCCGAGCATGTTTCTGCGGGAGCTGCCGCGTCAGGTGTTGCGACGCTTCCGGTCAGACAAGCTGAACCGTCGACGGGGCCGTGCGGCCTGA
- the dmdB gene encoding 2,3-dimethylmalate dehydratase small subunit, with protein sequence MSLRGKVIKLGDNIDTDLIIPARYCNMFKEEELGPHALAGIEEQYVAKHVARGDILVAGSNFGCGSSREAAPVSLKGAGFACVIADSFARIFYRNSFNIGLPILECPEAAIGISQGDDVEIDLASGVITNHTTGTSYQAAPFPPFIQELVQAGGMVNYVRQRLEAQAVPAE encoded by the coding sequence ATGAGTCTGCGCGGCAAAGTCATCAAGCTCGGTGACAACATCGACACCGACCTCATCATTCCGGCCCGCTACTGCAACATGTTTAAGGAAGAGGAACTCGGACCCCATGCGCTGGCCGGGATCGAAGAGCAATATGTCGCGAAGCATGTGGCGCGGGGCGACATCCTGGTGGCCGGCAGCAACTTCGGCTGCGGGTCCTCCCGGGAAGCCGCGCCGGTCAGCCTCAAGGGGGCCGGTTTCGCCTGTGTCATCGCTGATTCCTTCGCACGCATCTTCTACCGCAACTCCTTCAACATCGGGCTGCCGATTCTGGAGTGCCCGGAGGCCGCGATAGGGATCAGCCAGGGGGATGACGTCGAGATCGATCTCGCCTCCGGGGTCATCACGAACCACACCACCGGTACGAGCTACCAGGCCGCACCCTTTCCCCCCTTCATCCAGGAGCTGGTGCAGGCGGGGGGCATGGTCAACTATGTGCGTCAGCGCCTGGAAGCGCAGGCGGTCCCGGCAGAGTAA
- the mkl gene encoding putative ribonucleotide transport ATP-binding protein mkl, with translation MPPAPPPLDPHRPQPVIQLRHVTCGYGTVPILRDLSFDICEGEVFVIIGGSGSGKTTLLRTLIGFAQVLEGDLWILGQHVTTLRESAWSRIRERMGMVFQKAALFDSLTVYENVAFPLVERYPKMKPKEVAQRVFDILDSVNLGGTESLYPNEISGGQAKRVGLARALIDKPKILLYDEPTSGLDPVMTANVDGLILQAKAQYEVTSVVVSHDMNSVWRIADRVVVLHERRLLALGTPEDIQSHPDDELQQFIGGRLPSDNPLGQVLEQYGHQRPSMRERRL, from the coding sequence TTGCCGCCGGCGCCGCCGCCTCTTGATCCGCACCGGCCGCAGCCGGTGATTCAGCTACGCCATGTCACCTGCGGCTATGGGACGGTCCCGATCCTGCGGGATCTTTCCTTTGACATCTGCGAGGGCGAAGTCTTCGTCATCATCGGGGGGTCCGGGAGCGGAAAAACCACGCTATTGCGGACCCTCATCGGCTTTGCCCAGGTGCTGGAGGGGGACCTCTGGATTCTGGGGCAGCACGTGACGACCCTGCGGGAGTCGGCCTGGAGTCGCATTCGCGAGCGGATGGGCATGGTGTTCCAGAAGGCCGCCCTCTTTGACAGCCTGACGGTGTACGAAAATGTCGCCTTCCCTCTGGTCGAGCGCTACCCGAAGATGAAGCCCAAGGAAGTGGCGCAGCGGGTCTTCGACATCCTGGACAGTGTCAATCTCGGCGGGACCGAATCGCTCTATCCCAATGAGATTTCCGGCGGTCAGGCCAAGCGGGTCGGGCTGGCCCGGGCACTCATTGATAAGCCAAAGATTCTGCTGTACGACGAGCCAACCTCGGGCCTCGACCCGGTGATGACCGCGAATGTCGATGGTCTGATCCTGCAGGCGAAGGCGCAGTACGAGGTCACGAGTGTGGTGGTGAGTCACGACATGAACAGCGTCTGGCGCATTGCCGACCGCGTGGTGGTCCTGCATGAGCGTCGGCTGCTCGCACTGGGGACACCGGAAGACATACAGTCGCATCCGGACGACGAATTGCAGCAGTTCATCGGGGGGCGACTCCCGTCGGACAATCCGCTGGGACAGGTGCTGGAGCAGTACGGTCATCAGCGACCCTCCATGAGGGAGCGTCGGCTATGA